One window of Acidobacteriota bacterium genomic DNA carries:
- a CDS encoding NADH-quinone oxidoreductase subunit H, with product MSEIAHALIVTGYILSVVLTLAALLTWMERKQSALMQDRIGANRASILGFRAIGLFHIIADSLKMFLKEDFVPARGVRLFHTLAPFISAFCALAIFACIPFGPSVPLGDTTVNLWIFDSNISLLYVLALGSLGIYGIFFAGWSSHNKFAYLGAMRGAAQMLSYEIALGISLIGLIMIYGSLSLNDIIHYQGQQLFGFLPAWGVVLQPLACLIFLTAGIAESKRNPFDMPEGESEIIGYFTEYSSMKFGLFFLADFIEVVVVAALVSVLFFGGWQFPYLQADGFHLPGGTHWALAPLAVGLIQVGAFGAKLFFFCWLQLTIRWTLPRFRYDQLMRLGWQFLLPLSIVNILVTGIILVYR from the coding sequence ATGAGTGAGATCGCGCACGCCCTGATTGTCACCGGGTACATTTTGTCGGTGGTGCTCACCCTGGCGGCGCTGCTCACCTGGATGGAGCGGAAGCAGAGTGCTCTGATGCAGGACCGGATCGGCGCCAATCGCGCCAGCATTCTGGGCTTTCGGGCCATCGGGCTGTTCCACATCATCGCCGACTCGCTGAAAATGTTCCTCAAGGAGGACTTCGTCCCCGCCCGCGGCGTCCGGCTGTTCCACACCCTGGCGCCGTTCATCTCGGCGTTCTGCGCTCTGGCGATATTCGCCTGCATCCCCTTCGGGCCGTCTGTACCGCTGGGCGATACCACCGTCAACCTGTGGATTTTCGATTCCAACATCTCCCTGCTGTATGTGCTCGCACTCGGGTCGCTGGGCATCTACGGCATCTTTTTCGCCGGCTGGTCGTCGCATAACAAGTTCGCCTACCTCGGCGCCATGCGCGGCGCCGCCCAGATGCTGTCGTATGAAATCGCGCTGGGCATCTCGCTGATCGGCCTGATCATGATTTACGGTTCCCTGAGCCTGAATGACATTATCCACTACCAGGGCCAGCAGCTCTTCGGTTTCCTGCCGGCGTGGGGTGTGGTCCTCCAGCCGCTGGCCTGCCTGATTTTCCTCACCGCAGGTATCGCCGAATCGAAGCGTAACCCCTTCGACATGCCCGAAGGCGAGTCCGAGATCATCGGCTACTTCACCGAGTACAGCAGCATGAAATTCGGCCTGTTCTTCCTGGCCGATTTCATCGAAGTGGTCGTGGTGGCCGCTCTGGTGAGCGTGCTGTTCTTCGGCGGCTGGCAGTTCCCGTACCTGCAGGCGGACGGATTTCATCTGCCGGGCGGCACGCACTGGGCGCTGGCCCCGCTGGCCGTCGGGTTGATCCAGGTGGGCGCGTTCGGCGCGAAGCTGTTCTTCTTCTGCTGGCTGCAGCTGACGATCCGCTGGACGCTCCCCCGCTTCCGGTACGACCAGCTCATGCGGCTGGGATGGCAGTTTCTGCTGCCGCTGTCCATCGTCAACATCCTCGTGACCGGGATCATCCTGGTGTACAGGTGA
- a CDS encoding radical SAM protein — translation MLAALRRRARSCDLCPHACGVDRLADARGRCRTGRHAVVASAAPHFGEEGPISGFAGSGTIFFAHCNLYCVFCQNADISHGGDGEPLDARALAGLMLRLQQLGCHNINLVTPSHVILQVVEAVALAAADGLCVPIVYNSGGYDSTASIHMLHEVVDIYMPDLKFLDAEAATRWTIAPDYPERAREAVRAMQAGVGDLIIGPDGVAVRGLLVRHLVLPGMTADSCAVLRFLAESVSRRVYVNIMSQYHPCHEARAHSSLRHVLRAEEYQAVTEYARSVGLERVEFQCRRFREH, via the coding sequence CTGCTGGCGGCGCTCCGCCGCCGCGCCCGGTCGTGTGATCTCTGTCCCCATGCCTGCGGTGTCGATCGGCTGGCCGATGCACGTGGGCGGTGCCGCACCGGCCGGCACGCCGTCGTGGCCAGCGCGGCCCCCCATTTCGGCGAAGAGGGTCCCATCTCGGGTTTCGCCGGCAGCGGCACCATCTTCTTCGCCCATTGCAACCTGTACTGCGTGTTCTGCCAGAATGCCGACATTTCGCACGGCGGCGATGGCGAGCCGCTGGACGCACGCGCGCTGGCCGGACTCATGCTGCGGCTGCAGCAGCTCGGCTGCCACAACATCAATCTGGTCACTCCCTCCCACGTCATTCTCCAAGTGGTGGAGGCCGTGGCCCTGGCCGCAGCGGACGGCTTGTGCGTGCCAATTGTCTACAATTCGGGCGGATACGACAGCACCGCCAGCATCCACATGCTGCACGAGGTGGTGGACATCTACATGCCCGATCTGAAATTCCTGGATGCGGAGGCGGCGACCCGCTGGACCATCGCTCCCGACTACCCGGAGCGGGCCCGGGAAGCCGTCCGGGCGATGCAGGCCGGCGTCGGGGATCTGATCATCGGCCCGGACGGCGTGGCCGTCCGGGGCCTGCTGGTGCGCCACCTCGTGCTTCCCGGCATGACGGCGGACAGTTGTGCGGTGCTGCGCTTTCTGGCCGAGTCGGTATCACGCCGGGTCTACGTCAACATCATGAGCCAGTACCACCCCTGCCACGAAGCGCGGGCGCATTCCTCACTTCGACACGTGCTTCGCGCCGAGGAGTACCAGGCGGTCACCGAGTACGCTCGATCCGTCGGCCTGGAACGTGTTGAATTCCAGTGCCGCCGGTTCCGGGAACACTGA
- a CDS encoding NAD-dependent epimerase/dehydratase family protein: MRLALVTGATGFIGRHLVPLLLERGDAVRVVVRNPAKFSALFPDSRNIETVPGDLADPACAARAVVGATHVYHLAGVTKAFHPASYYQGNVESTRTFVAAILASAHAPERFLHVSSLAAMGPGATPEPPPDYASPAPLTHYGRSKLEGEAAVRPLAAVCPVTVFRPPVVFGPGDTDVLHFFRAVARGWLPIIGHDRKRVSVVYAPDLAAAMVAATGADAAVGKTYYPCYTESYRWTELGRIAAGALGRTCRPVIIPIPVVWLVALMAQLAGRMMRKPTILNLEKVREMRASYWVCSPAEAARDFGFQPRWTIDEAIRQTIDWYKDHGQLA, translated from the coding sequence ATGCGACTGGCCCTTGTCACGGGAGCCACGGGTTTCATCGGCCGCCATCTCGTCCCTCTGCTCCTGGAACGCGGTGACGCGGTTCGAGTCGTGGTCCGCAATCCGGCCAAGTTCTCGGCGCTGTTTCCGGATTCCCGCAATATCGAGACCGTGCCGGGAGATTTGGCCGACCCGGCGTGCGCCGCACGGGCCGTGGTCGGCGCCACCCACGTGTACCACCTGGCGGGGGTCACCAAGGCGTTCCATCCCGCATCGTACTACCAGGGCAACGTCGAATCCACCCGGACATTCGTCGCAGCGATCCTCGCCTCGGCCCACGCCCCGGAGCGTTTCCTGCACGTGAGCTCGCTGGCGGCCATGGGGCCCGGCGCCACTCCCGAGCCGCCTCCCGACTACGCCTCCCCCGCTCCCCTGACCCATTACGGCCGAAGCAAGCTGGAGGGCGAAGCGGCGGTCCGGCCGCTGGCGGCTGTTTGTCCGGTGACCGTGTTCCGCCCGCCGGTGGTGTTCGGACCGGGCGACACCGATGTGCTGCATTTTTTCCGCGCCGTCGCCCGGGGCTGGCTGCCCATCATCGGTCACGACCGGAAGCGCGTGTCCGTGGTGTACGCGCCGGATCTCGCCGCCGCGATGGTGGCCGCAACCGGCGCGGACGCGGCAGTGGGCAAAACGTACTATCCATGCTACACTGAAAGCTACCGGTGGACCGAGTTGGGCCGGATCGCCGCCGGAGCACTGGGCCGGACCTGCCGCCCGGTGATCATCCCGATCCCCGTTGTGTGGTTGGTGGCCCTGATGGCCCAACTCGCCGGACGCATGATGCGGAAGCCGACGATTCTGAACCTGGAGAAGGTCCGCGAGATGCGCGCGTCTTACTGGGTGTGCTCACCGGCGGAAGCGGCGCGGGATTTCGGATTCCAACCCCGGTGGACCATCGACGAGGCGATCCGCCAAACGATCGACTGGTACAAGGACCATGGACAGCTCGCCTGA
- a CDS encoding PilZ domain-containing protein: MLNNLRKEKRVPIRLKLHLRAEDSCGRAISANITTVNVSKSGICFQSELPLPLQAGDSLKGELESPQFKTDFHLRVMWINGTLLGGRLESAPANWPIR, translated from the coding sequence ATGCTCAACAATCTTCGCAAGGAGAAGCGGGTTCCCATCCGCCTCAAGCTGCATCTGCGGGCCGAGGACAGCTGCGGGCGTGCCATCAGCGCCAATATCACCACGGTCAACGTCAGCAAGAGCGGCATCTGCTTCCAAAGCGAACTGCCGCTGCCGTTGCAAGCTGGTGACAGCCTGAAGGGAGAACTTGAGAGCCCGCAGTTCAAGACCGACTTCCACCTCCGGGTGATGTGGATCAACGGCACCTTGTTGGGCGGCCGCCTGGAGTCGGCGCCGGCCAACTGGCCGATCCGCTGA
- a CDS encoding glycosyltransferase family 1 protein: protein MRILRHFRVLPSMPQRLGALRKITQNVWFSWNQDAISLFHRMDPDLWEAAQHNPIRFLGMLSQEKYQELLTDEGFLSQLDRLEQTFDQYMKASQRYTFNLERPTDFQVAYFSFEYGLTECLPLYSGGLGILSGEHLKSASDLCLPLYGIGLMYQKGYFQQYLNNDGWQQEHYPVNDFFNMPVTLLRDDAGAPLTVTVDLAGVAVTAQLWKVDVGRVPLYLLDTNLPENPPDCREITAQLYGGDTELRIRQELLLGIGGVRALGRLGLNPLVFHMNEGHSAFAALERIRLLMAQYKVSFDEAREAVYASSVFTTHTPVPAGNDMFPRYLMEKYFGAYVQQLGLSFQDLMGLGRKNPGDEAEPFCMTVLAIRLSAHTNAVSRLHGTVSRRMWQGIWPDVPESDIPITHITNGVHIPSWISFEMSTLYQRYIGPNWFEDPDSKRVWERIDRIPDSELWRTHERRRERLVAFTRRRLHRQLTRRGASRKELGLAAEVLNPEALTIGFARRFATYKRGHLIFRNPERLATLLNDTERPVQIIIAGKAHPKDNPGKEIIRQIIHLSRREEFLHRVVFLEDYDMNVARYLVQGVDVWLNNPRRPLEACGTSGMKVTPNGGLNLSVLDGWWDEGYTGDNGWAIGMGEEYTDADYHDEVESEAIYTLLENEIVPLFYDRGRDNLPRGWIQKMKLAMKTLIPSFNTHRMLEDYVEQFYVQAAMQWRVMTEKKMARAVELAKWRRKLLDGWDQVQIVNVEYRQNGDYVIGAPIPVLADLKLGRISPEEVEVDAYFGPVDANDNLQNHDLSPLIFQGEVDKGVYRFSGEIRCQKTGNFGFFIRVLPYHPLLSSQLSLNKILWG, encoded by the coding sequence ATGCGCATTTTGAGACATTTCAGAGTGTTGCCCAGTATGCCCCAGCGGCTGGGAGCCCTGCGGAAGATCACGCAAAACGTCTGGTTCAGTTGGAACCAGGATGCCATCTCCCTGTTCCATCGGATGGATCCCGATTTATGGGAAGCCGCGCAGCACAACCCGATCCGGTTTCTCGGCATGCTCAGCCAGGAGAAGTATCAGGAGCTGCTCACCGACGAGGGGTTCCTGTCCCAGTTGGACCGGTTGGAGCAGACGTTCGATCAGTACATGAAGGCCAGCCAACGGTACACCTTCAACCTGGAACGGCCCACCGATTTTCAGGTCGCCTACTTCTCCTTTGAGTACGGGCTGACCGAGTGTCTGCCGCTTTACTCCGGCGGACTGGGCATCCTGTCGGGCGAGCATCTCAAGTCGGCCAGCGACCTCTGCCTGCCCCTCTACGGCATCGGCCTGATGTACCAGAAGGGGTATTTCCAGCAATATCTCAACAACGACGGCTGGCAGCAGGAGCACTACCCCGTCAACGATTTCTTCAACATGCCGGTCACCCTCCTCCGGGACGACGCCGGAGCTCCGCTGACCGTCACCGTGGATCTGGCCGGCGTGGCCGTGACCGCCCAGCTGTGGAAGGTTGATGTGGGCCGGGTGCCACTCTACCTGCTGGACACCAACCTGCCGGAAAATCCGCCCGATTGCCGCGAGATCACCGCCCAGCTCTACGGCGGCGATACCGAACTGCGCATCCGCCAGGAACTACTGCTCGGCATCGGCGGCGTCCGCGCCCTCGGCCGGCTTGGACTCAATCCCCTCGTCTTTCATATGAACGAGGGGCATTCGGCCTTTGCCGCCCTGGAGCGGATCCGACTCCTGATGGCTCAGTACAAAGTATCCTTTGACGAGGCGCGCGAGGCGGTGTACGCCAGCAGCGTCTTTACCACCCATACCCCCGTCCCCGCGGGCAACGATATGTTCCCGCGTTACCTCATGGAGAAGTATTTCGGCGCCTACGTTCAGCAGCTCGGTTTATCCTTCCAGGATTTGATGGGCCTGGGTCGTAAGAATCCCGGGGACGAAGCGGAGCCGTTCTGCATGACAGTCCTGGCCATCCGCCTCTCCGCCCACACCAATGCGGTCAGCCGGCTGCACGGCACCGTCTCGCGGCGGATGTGGCAGGGTATCTGGCCGGACGTTCCCGAGTCGGATATCCCGATCACCCACATCACCAACGGCGTTCATATCCCCTCATGGATCTCGTTTGAAATGTCCACTCTGTACCAGCGCTACATCGGCCCCAACTGGTTCGAGGACCCCGACAGCAAGCGGGTGTGGGAGCGGATCGACCGGATTCCCGATTCCGAGCTGTGGCGCACCCACGAGCGCCGGCGGGAGCGCCTGGTGGCGTTCACCCGCCGCCGGCTCCATCGCCAGCTCACGCGCCGCGGCGCCTCACGCAAAGAGCTGGGCCTTGCCGCCGAAGTGCTCAACCCGGAGGCACTGACCATCGGCTTCGCCCGCCGGTTCGCCACCTACAAGCGCGGCCACCTGATCTTTAGAAATCCCGAACGCCTGGCGACCCTCCTGAACGATACCGAGCGGCCGGTCCAGATCATCATCGCCGGCAAGGCCCACCCGAAGGACAATCCCGGCAAGGAGATCATCCGTCAGATCATCCATCTCTCCCGGCGGGAGGAATTCCTTCACCGCGTGGTCTTCCTGGAAGACTACGACATGAACGTGGCGCGTTATCTCGTGCAGGGTGTAGACGTCTGGCTCAACAATCCGCGCCGACCGCTGGAGGCGTGCGGCACCAGCGGCATGAAGGTCACGCCGAACGGCGGCCTGAACTTGAGCGTCCTGGACGGCTGGTGGGATGAGGGCTACACCGGCGACAACGGCTGGGCGATCGGCATGGGCGAAGAGTACACCGATGCCGACTACCATGACGAGGTGGAAAGCGAAGCCATCTACACGCTGCTGGAGAACGAGATTGTCCCCCTGTTCTACGACCGGGGGCGGGACAATCTGCCGCGCGGCTGGATCCAGAAGATGAAACTGGCCATGAAGACGCTCATCCCGTCGTTCAACACACACCGCATGCTCGAGGACTACGTGGAGCAGTTCTACGTCCAGGCGGCCATGCAGTGGCGGGTGATGACCGAGAAAAAGATGGCCCGCGCAGTCGAACTGGCCAAATGGCGTCGCAAGCTGCTGGACGGCTGGGACCAGGTGCAGATCGTGAATGTCGAGTACCGGCAGAACGGCGATTACGTGATCGGAGCGCCGATCCCCGTGCTGGCTGACCTGAAGCTGGGCCGCATCTCGCCCGAGGAGGTGGAGGTGGACGCCTACTTCGGGCCGGTGGACGCCAACGACAACTTGCAAAACCATGACCTCTCACCGCTGATCTTCCAGGGTGAGGTCGACAAGGGCGTCTACCGGTTCTCCGGCGAGATCCGCTGCCAGAAAACCGGAAATTTCGGATTTTTCATCCGTGTCCTTCCCTACCACCCGCTGCTGTCATCCCAGTTGTCCCTGAACAAAATCCTGTGGGGCTAG
- a CDS encoding 4Fe-4S dicluster domain-containing protein: MTKPKLTVLERLYLPEILRGLLITTRHHFANLTVHILHRIGLAKGKRGAVTFQYPEDPRPVARRLRARHRLMKRPDGSTRCVACMMCETICPAQCIYIVADEHHDPRIEKRPKSFDIDLGICVMCGYCVEACPEDAIRMDTYITETSSFTREGMLLTIDDLMNHHNEDSFPRHTSS; this comes from the coding sequence ATGACCAAGCCCAAACTCACCGTGCTGGAGCGACTGTACCTGCCGGAGATTCTCCGCGGCCTGCTCATCACAACCCGGCACCACTTTGCTAACCTGACCGTGCACATCCTCCACCGGATCGGCCTGGCCAAGGGAAAGCGAGGCGCGGTGACCTTCCAGTATCCCGAGGATCCCCGCCCGGTGGCCCGCCGGCTGCGCGCCCGCCACCGCCTGATGAAGCGCCCCGACGGCTCCACCCGCTGCGTCGCCTGCATGATGTGCGAGACCATCTGCCCGGCCCAATGCATCTACATCGTGGCGGACGAGCACCACGACCCGCGGATCGAGAAGCGGCCGAAGTCGTTCGACATCGACTTGGGGATCTGCGTGATGTGCGGCTATTGCGTGGAGGCGTGCCCGGAGGATGCCATCCGCATGGACACCTACATCACGGAGACCTCGTCCTTCACCCGCGAAGGCATGCTGCTGACCATCGACGATCTGATGAATCACCACAACGAGGACAGCTTCCCCAGACACACCTCCTCCTGA
- a CDS encoding VWA domain-containing protein: MYSSIRVNVDSVRVRVAVSDSLNRFVTGLQAEHFKVYEDKVEQEVVNFTSEASPVSIGLIFDTSYSMKPKINKARQSAIGFLDDGTRQDEFFLVLFSDRARLAQDITTDLRQIQGKISDSEARGSTALFDAIYIGLDKIRQCRHAKKALIVITDGEDNHSRYTFAEIKEFAREVDCQIYVLGEHGTEGYGEGIIQELSRMTGGRVFFPNSLEELDYFVELIHSELRHQYVLGYIPSNTRRDATWRKITLKLDPPPGLPKLFVHHREGYYAPRQ; the protein is encoded by the coding sequence ATGTACTCATCTATCCGGGTGAACGTGGACAGCGTGCGCGTACGCGTGGCCGTATCCGACTCCCTGAACCGGTTCGTCACCGGACTGCAAGCCGAACATTTCAAGGTATACGAAGACAAGGTTGAGCAGGAGGTGGTGAACTTTACCAGCGAGGCGTCACCGGTGAGCATCGGCCTGATCTTCGACACCAGCTACAGCATGAAGCCCAAGATCAACAAGGCCCGACAGAGCGCCATCGGGTTTCTCGATGACGGTACCCGCCAGGACGAGTTTTTCCTGGTGCTTTTCAGCGACCGGGCGCGGCTGGCCCAGGACATCACCACCGACCTGCGACAGATTCAGGGGAAGATCTCCGACTCCGAAGCCCGGGGCAGCACGGCCCTGTTTGACGCCATCTACATCGGTTTGGATAAGATCCGCCAGTGCCGCCACGCCAAGAAGGCCCTGATCGTCATCACCGACGGTGAGGACAACCACAGCCGCTATACCTTTGCCGAGATCAAGGAGTTTGCCCGCGAAGTCGACTGCCAGATCTACGTGCTGGGCGAGCATGGCACCGAGGGCTACGGCGAAGGCATCATCCAGGAGCTCAGCCGGATGACCGGTGGCCGGGTGTTCTTCCCGAACTCGCTTGAAGAACTCGACTACTTCGTCGAGCTGATCCACTCCGAGCTGCGCCACCAGTATGTGCTGGGCTACATTCCCTCCAATACGCGGCGGGACGCCACCTGGCGCAAGATCACACTGAAGCTGGATCCCCCGCCGGGCCTGCCCAAGCTCTTTGTGCACCACCGCGAAGGCTACTATGCGCCGCGCCAGTGA
- a CDS encoding thioredoxin family protein, which yields MACLAARPLVDGLEREWTGGRVIRVDIRSVEGGAFAAKHGLTLTPSFILFDGAGGEAGRWTGRPPALGDIAAALDNR from the coding sequence ATGGCCTGCCTCGCGGCCAGGCCCCTCGTGGACGGGCTCGAGAGGGAATGGACCGGCGGCCGGGTGATCCGGGTGGACATCCGCAGCGTCGAGGGAGGTGCGTTTGCCGCGAAGCACGGCTTGACGCTCACCCCTTCATTCATTCTCTTCGACGGCGCCGGCGGGGAGGCGGGCCGATGGACGGGCCGTCCGCCCGCACTCGGCGACATCGCCGCGGCGTTAGACAATCGCTAG
- a CDS encoding DedA family protein: MDALISSLQQLPPLWIYTILFLSAVVENLVPPVPGDTVTLFGAYLVGIGYLDFSLVLLATTAGSLTGFMGLYWVGFRFGRDFLYQRNYRFFPRARMEQVDAWFIRWGLWIVLVNRFLSGARSVISLVCGMTRLPYLRVALAALVSCLFWNALLLAAGFYLGSRWKQVVDIVEKYNYAVLAAGVLAVAIIYFIRRRRRAAGGNKS, encoded by the coding sequence ATGGACGCGCTCATCAGCAGCCTGCAGCAACTGCCTCCCCTGTGGATCTACACCATCCTGTTCCTGAGCGCGGTGGTGGAGAATCTGGTGCCGCCCGTCCCGGGCGACACGGTGACGCTCTTCGGCGCCTACCTGGTTGGGATCGGCTACCTGGATTTCTCCCTGGTCCTGCTTGCCACCACCGCCGGCTCGCTCACCGGGTTCATGGGGCTATACTGGGTGGGGTTCCGGTTCGGCCGTGACTTTCTGTACCAGCGGAACTACCGGTTCTTCCCTCGTGCCCGCATGGAACAGGTGGACGCCTGGTTCATCCGGTGGGGGTTGTGGATCGTCCTGGTGAACCGCTTCCTGTCGGGCGCCCGTTCCGTGATCAGCCTAGTCTGCGGCATGACCCGGTTGCCGTATCTCCGGGTGGCTCTTGCAGCGCTGGTCAGCTGCCTGTTCTGGAACGCGCTGCTGCTCGCCGCCGGCTTCTACCTGGGCTCCCGCTGGAAGCAGGTGGTGGACATCGTGGAGAAGTACAACTACGCGGTCCTCGCAGCGGGCGTCCTGGCTGTTGCAATAATCTATTTCATCCGGCGGCGGCGGCGTGCCGCAGGCGGTAATAAATCTTGA
- a CDS encoding pyridoxal phosphate-dependent aminotransferase family protein yields the protein MKPASDKRKKPVADAGTGDVFKRCYEYTRPEQFKSLGLYPYFTAFSGYVGTDPIVMMNGSQVLMFGSNNYLGLTCHPKVKEAAVAAIQRYGTGCSGSRMLNGTLDIHLQLEEELAAFCGKEAAVLFSTGFMTNGCLSSLLGRDVFAVLDKSVHASIIYGTMASFSKNHRRFKHNDMQDLERELAGLPANRGKIVVVDGVFSMEGDTAPLDRIVPLCQRYGARLYVDEAHGMGVLGEHGIGTVEHFGVTADTDIIMATFSKSFASTGGFIASERAVVEYLKHHSMPFIFSASMPAPSVAAARASLQIIKDEPERRQKLLRNAQLIREGLTALGFEVIPGITPVVPVIVDDELLLCQIHKELLANGIYTNPIFKPAADRCMVRISCMATHNESQIQQLLEVMAKLGKSFGIIH from the coding sequence ATGAAGCCCGCTTCGGACAAGAGGAAAAAGCCAGTCGCGGACGCCGGAACGGGCGATGTATTCAAGCGTTGCTACGAGTACACCCGTCCGGAGCAGTTCAAATCGCTGGGACTGTATCCGTATTTCACCGCCTTCAGCGGGTATGTGGGCACCGACCCTATCGTGATGATGAATGGCTCCCAGGTGCTCATGTTTGGCTCCAACAACTACCTGGGCCTCACCTGCCATCCCAAGGTCAAGGAAGCGGCCGTTGCCGCCATCCAGCGGTATGGCACCGGCTGCTCCGGTTCCCGGATGCTGAATGGGACCCTGGATATCCATCTCCAACTTGAAGAAGAGCTGGCCGCCTTCTGCGGAAAGGAAGCGGCGGTGCTCTTCAGCACCGGGTTCATGACCAACGGCTGCCTGTCGAGCCTGTTGGGCCGCGACGTGTTCGCGGTGCTGGACAAGAGCGTCCATGCCAGCATCATCTACGGCACCATGGCGTCCTTCAGCAAGAACCACCGCCGTTTCAAACACAACGACATGCAGGACCTGGAGCGCGAGTTGGCCGGCTTGCCCGCCAACCGGGGCAAGATTGTCGTGGTGGACGGCGTGTTCAGCATGGAGGGCGACACGGCGCCGCTCGACCGGATCGTTCCGCTGTGCCAGCGGTACGGCGCCCGGCTCTACGTCGATGAGGCCCACGGCATGGGGGTGCTGGGCGAACACGGCATCGGTACGGTGGAGCATTTCGGTGTCACGGCCGACACCGACATCATCATGGCCACATTCAGCAAATCGTTTGCCTCCACCGGCGGCTTCATCGCTTCCGAACGCGCGGTGGTGGAGTATTTGAAACACCACTCCATGCCGTTCATCTTCTCGGCCAGCATGCCGGCGCCGTCGGTCGCCGCCGCTCGGGCCTCGCTACAGATCATCAAGGACGAACCGGAGCGCCGTCAGAAGTTGCTGCGCAACGCCCAACTCATCCGGGAGGGCCTCACCGCACTTGGTTTCGAGGTCATTCCCGGCATCACGCCCGTCGTGCCGGTGATCGTCGACGACGAGCTGCTACTCTGCCAGATCCACAAGGAACTCCTCGCCAACGGCATCTATACCAATCCCATCTTCAAGCCCGCCGCCGACCGCTGCATGGTCCGGATCAGCTGCATGGCCACCCACAACGAGTCGCAGATTCAGCAACTGCTCGAGGTCATGGCCAAGCTGGGCAAGTCTTTCGGCATCATCCACTGA
- a CDS encoding VWA domain-containing protein produces the protein MRRASDVSRCVALVLIAAVWAGGTVLAQDRRSDDYRIGVQVRMVTLDVTVLNEAGQRVDALTADDFRVYDDGVLQELALFHPADLPISLGLIIDTSGSMRERLNLVNEAVLAFLKYSNPDNQVFVVDFVHDQAELLLDFTQDRDDVKDAILERMLAGGGTPLWDALYLGMEHIARGKFERKALVVISDGEDKDSHYGFPDVLAKARNSDVQIYFIALQKRRAETLFDLDDVSRDTAGREMSDLADLSGGRLFVPEDLQELDRVTADLATELRHQYRIGFHPTVTPAQASFRRLEVKLAQPGTFKIYTRRGYFHPGR, from the coding sequence ATGCGCCGCGCCAGTGATGTCAGCCGATGCGTGGCGCTGGTTCTGATCGCGGCCGTGTGGGCGGGCGGGACCGTTCTGGCTCAGGACCGGCGAAGCGATGATTATCGCATCGGCGTCCAGGTGCGGATGGTCACCCTCGACGTGACGGTACTCAACGAGGCCGGCCAGCGGGTGGACGCTCTCACAGCTGACGACTTCCGGGTTTACGACGACGGGGTTCTCCAGGAGCTGGCGCTCTTCCATCCGGCCGACCTGCCGATTTCGCTGGGGCTGATCATCGACACCAGCGGCAGCATGCGGGAGCGGCTCAACTTGGTCAACGAAGCGGTGCTGGCTTTCCTCAAATACTCCAACCCGGACAACCAGGTGTTCGTCGTCGATTTCGTCCACGATCAGGCGGAACTGCTGCTGGACTTCACCCAGGACCGGGACGACGTGAAGGATGCCATCCTGGAGCGGATGCTGGCGGGCGGCGGCACGCCGCTGTGGGACGCCCTTTATCTGGGCATGGAGCACATCGCCCGGGGGAAATTCGAACGCAAGGCGCTCGTGGTCATCTCCGACGGCGAAGACAAGGACAGCCACTATGGTTTCCCCGACGTTCTAGCCAAGGCCCGGAACAGCGACGTCCAGATCTACTTCATCGCGTTGCAGAAACGCCGAGCGGAGACGCTCTTCGATCTGGACGACGTTTCTCGGGATACGGCGGGCCGCGAGATGTCGGACCTAGCCGATCTGAGCGGCGGCCGCCTGTTCGTGCCCGAAGACCTGCAGGAACTGGATCGGGTGACCGCCGACCTGGCCACCGAGCTGCGCCACCAGTACCGGATCGGATTCCACCCCACTGTCACGCCCGCCCAGGCGTCTTTCCGGCGGCTCGAGGTCAAGTTGGCACAGCCGGGAACATTCAAGATTTATACACGACGCGGCTATTTTCACCCCGGTCGGTGA